The Aspergillus nidulans FGSC A4 chromosome VIII genome contains the following window.
ATGTATGGTCAACGCTGCCAGATTCGAAGACGAACTCGGAGGGACGGATCGCCGTGCCGTACTATGAAAGTAAGAACGCCGTCGACCGGTATATACGCTCTGTTCCGGAGCTGTTGCAGAAGACGACGTTCGTCTGGCTTGGGTGGTATGCTGGAAACATGGCTGTTCCGCTGTATCATCCAAACAGGGTTTGCGCCTTTGGTGGGATTGGGGTAAGGAACTACGTGACTTTTCTGGGCGTGGACCCGGCAACGAAAGTTCCTCTTCTGGGCGACGAGAAGGTGAATTCTGGGTTATTTGTCAAGGCAATTCTTGACCAGCCGGAGAAGACGCTGTCAGGAAAGACTGTTTCTGCTGTGCTCGAGCAGCGGTCTATTGGTGACGTAGTGGAGGCGTTTGGAAAGGCAAAGGGAGTGCAGGCGAGGTGTGTGAAGATTGATAGGGAAGTGTATAGGGTGCTGTGGCCGGTATGGGGGGATGTCCTCGATATTTCACATGCTTATCTTGAGGATGCTGGCGGGAAGGCGTTTAGTGctaaggatgaagaagtgcTGACAAAGGAGGATTTGGGAGTGGATGGGCTGGCGGGGATTGAGGAGGCGTTTGAGAAGGTGCCCTTGCTTGGCTAACGATGCTATATagccttccatctcctcctgtCTAGCCATATACTACTTGTTAAGGACCTCTATGGATAAATCACCTgatttctcttccttggcgtCCTTCTACTGGTGCTTGTAATAGCCCGGAGTGAATATGCTTAGATAGCCGTAGCCCTAGTAATCCATGGTGACAGTTCAAAAACAGCGCTCAATCGGTGTCCTTGGCTGTAAAAGTCAATAAAGCCTGGATGAgctcaatatcctcttcACTAACACCACAGCAGTTCTTCAGGTACTGCACCATCCCACCAAACCGTTCCACCATCAACTGCAGCATAAGCAGCATCGCCTCCTTCCTAGAACATCATTAGTACAACTCTGGGAGCACAGAAGCTATGTACCTTGTCTGAATAACAACCCTCGCTCTCTTCAGCGCCTCCACGTCAGTAACCGTCGGGatagccttcttgatcgcgGCTGCAATCTTAGGCAACGCTGCTTCCAGTGCTAGCTCGCTTCGACTATACTCGTCTGCTATGGCATCATCTGAGACCCCGGCTAAGGAGAGAAGGACCGCGAATACGACTCCTGTTCGGTCTTTACCCATCGCACAATGAACAAGAAATACATCGTCAGGGTTGTCGCGAATCAAAAAGAGAATGTCCCGGACGACTTGGTGTCCTTCAATGAGGAGCTTGAGGTAGCCCTCTGCAATAGCCTAGGCATATCAGACCACATACTACTCTAATGTTCCAGTGACTCACTttctccccctcctcaagaTACCTCTTATACTTGTCCGCGAGTTGCTGGACTGTGAATCCATGCTTCACTAGAGGAAGGTTCAGCACCCTGCATTGGCTGAGGCTCGACGTGCCCGTAAAGAGCGCCTTCGTTTCACCCGAGTTGGTGAGGTCAATCACCATCGAGATGCCCAGATCGCGGATTTGTATAGTTCCTCGTGAGGTGATGTCTTTCAGGTGGCCGGATCGGTAGATGAAGCTATCCCGGGTGAAGCAGTTGGGCCTGAGACTGCTGGGATAACCGCCGAAACTTCGGACGTTGAAGACACCGTCTATATCAATAGATGCTCCTCTTTTAGCAAGAAAAGTGCTCTGCGGTGATGATTCAGCCATCCTGCAATGGTTAAGGGCGAATCAGCCGGTGGCGGTCACGGTAAAAAGGGGCTTTCTCCTGCAGCAAATTCCAGGCTGGCCCCCATCCTTCATACGACACGGAACTTCAGATTTCCCGTCAGCTGCTGCAGGTGCCTGCCAGAATGCATCTGTGACTTAGCTGTAAGACGCAACAGTCCGTCATTTGTCATGTAGAGAGCCCTGTACTCCGGGAAAAGCGGCGACCAGTACGTCGTGCGTCTCGTTTAGTTGAAGTAATAATACCTCCAATATTATGATCGCTCCAGATTGCAAATCTTTCCTTTTAAGAAACTGAGGCCCCTGGTCTCATTCTTTCACTCGGCAAGTACATTGCAAATATGGCGCCTAAAGCA
Protein-coding sequences here:
- a CDS encoding uncharacterized protein (transcript_id=CADANIAT00001141), with product MSKVITVVGATGTQGGSVVTALHDLVDRTYIVRAITRNPSSAAAQTLLDKNIEVIEADLHDLSSLISAFKGSYAVFAVTNFFENLPTHGIEGAMELETNAGINLAKAAAATETLKHYVWSTLPDSKTNSEGRIAVPYYESKNAVDRYIRSVPELLQKTTFVWLGWVCAFGGIGVRNYVTFLGVDPATKVPLLGDEKVNSGLFVKAILDQPEKTLSGKTVSAVLEQRSIGDVVEAFGKAKGVQARCVKIDREVYRVLWPVWGDVLDISHAYLEDAGGKAFSAKDEEVLTKEDLGVDGLAGIEEAFEKVPLLG
- a CDS encoding tyrosine-protein phosphatase (transcript_id=CADANIAT00001142) yields the protein MAESSPQSTFLAKRGASIDIDGVFNVRSFGGYPSSLRPNCFTRDSFIYRSGHLKDITSRGTIQIRDLGISMVIDLTNSGETKALFTGTSSLSQCRVLNLPLVKHGFTVQQLADKYKRYLEEGEKAIAEGYLKLLIEGHQVVRDILFLIRDNPDDVFLVHCAMGKDRTGVVFAVLLSLAGVSDDAIADEYSRSELALEAALPKIAAAIKKAIPTVTDVEALKRARVVIQTRKEAMLLMLQLMVERFGGMVQYLKNCCGVSEEDIELIQALLTFTAKDTD